A stretch of the Xiphophorus couchianus chromosome 15, X_couchianus-1.0, whole genome shotgun sequence genome encodes the following:
- the cenpw gene encoding centromere protein W → MLKKPSKLKSTIRSKAKGKVNIAAGSEAMIELLTLLFLNSLAEEAKAKALEEKSATIRAHHVKAVAKKVLRKARG, encoded by the exons atgctgaaaaagcCGTCGAAGCTGAAGAGCACCATAAGGTCTAAAGCAAAGGGGAAGGTGAACATCGCAGCGGGCTCGGAGGCGATG ATTGAACTACTGACGCTACTGTTCCTGAACAGCCTGGCGGAAGAGGCGAAGGCCAAGGCGCTTGAGGAGAAATCTGCAACAATCAGAGCTCACCATGTCAAAGCAGTGGCTAAG aAAGTGCTAAGAAAGGCAAGAGGATGA
- the LOC114158232 gene encoding R-spondin-3-like: MNLRKRKMQIPALIWMLQLLNVAKGPDSTSVLRFKRSDPAGSGCQVGCATCSPLNGCLSCKPRFFFHLELDGIQQRGTCMSSCPRGHYGMRSPHISTCIKCKVDCASCFSENFCTRCHPGHFLFRGKCESSCPNGLTANAALRECTECPEGCELCVGRSNCTRCRADMYLLHGQCNHTCPKDFEPDVQLMQCMPQVHCEVGEWTSWGQCVRKHNTTVHRRGEETRTRQILHFPSASGDPCPHISEIRKCATKKKQKSRSE; encoded by the exons ATGAACTTAAGGAAAAGGAAAATGCAAATACCAGCGTTAATCTGGATGCTGCAGCTCCTGAACGTTGCAAAAGGCCCGGACAGCACAAGCGTTCTGAGATTTAAAC GTAGTGATCCGGCGGGCAGCGGCTGTCAGGTAGGATGTGCAACATGCTCTCCGCTGAACGGCTGTCTGTCCTGTAAGCCTCGCTTCTTCTTCCACCTGGAGCTGGACGGCATCCAGCAGAGGGGGACGTGCATGTCCTCCTGTCCCCGAGGTCACTACGGCATGCGCTCTCCCCACATCAGCACTTGCATCA AGTGCAAGGTGGATTGCGCCTCCTGCTTCAGCGAAAACTTCTGCACCCGCTGTCATCCCGGCCACTTTCTGTTCCGGGGCAAATGTGAAAGCAGCTGTCCGAACGGGCTGACCGCAAACGCTGCACTGCGAGAATGCACAG AGTGCCCTGAAGGATGTGAGCTGTGTGTGGGGAGGAGCAATTGTACGAGGTGCAGAGCAGACATGTACCTCCTCCATGGCCAGTGCAACCACACATGTCCCAAAGACTTTGAGCCTGATGTCCAGCTCATGCAGTGCATGCCCCAAG TTCATTGTGAAGTTGGAGAATGGACGAGTTGGGGTCAGTGCGTTCGGAAGCACAACACGACGGTCCACAGGCGGGGGGAGGAAACACGCACACGACAAATCCTGCATTTCCCAAGCGCCTCCGGTGACCCATGCCCTCACATTTCAGAGATCAggaaatgtgcaacaaaaaagaagcagaaaagcaGGTCGGAATGA